One genomic region from Curtobacterium sp. 9128 encodes:
- a CDS encoding glycosyltransferase family 9 protein, protein MRIGDGGRRFGGVRQIAVLRGGGLGDLMFAMPAIDALAAAYPDARVTLLGTPAAAELLVGRTGSVHAFEELPVSPGVRDSGMDAPSLEDFDHRLRGRFDLAVQLHGGGRNSNPFLLRLGARHTVGTATEDAEVLERWVRYVYYQHEVLRGLEVVALAGAEPVTLDPRLTVSEDERQAVRSRLGVAGTLVAMHPGATDPRRRWSPDRFATVASARIDAGDDVVLVGDHSDRAAADAIVAAVGTDRASRLHDLVGTLPLRELPAVLAAADVMVGDDSGPRHLAVAVGTRTVGVFWFGNVINAGPMDRGRHRVLMAFVTRCPVCGVDVTQVGWTADRCEHDPSYVDEVTPEQVLTEVEDLLRTR, encoded by the coding sequence GTGCGCATCGGTGACGGCGGACGACGGTTCGGTGGGGTCCGGCAGATCGCGGTGCTCCGCGGCGGGGGACTCGGTGACCTGATGTTCGCGATGCCCGCGATCGACGCGCTGGCCGCCGCCTACCCCGATGCGCGGGTGACGCTCCTCGGCACGCCGGCCGCTGCGGAGCTGCTCGTCGGCCGGACCGGATCGGTGCACGCGTTCGAGGAGCTCCCCGTCTCGCCGGGCGTGCGCGACAGTGGCATGGACGCGCCGTCCCTCGAGGACTTCGACCACCGGCTCCGCGGCCGGTTCGACCTCGCCGTGCAGCTGCACGGTGGCGGCCGCAACTCGAACCCGTTCCTGCTCCGGCTCGGGGCACGGCACACCGTCGGCACCGCCACCGAGGACGCGGAGGTCCTCGAGCGCTGGGTCCGGTACGTGTACTACCAGCACGAGGTGCTCAGGGGGCTCGAGGTGGTCGCACTCGCCGGGGCCGAACCGGTCACACTCGATCCGCGCCTGACGGTGTCGGAGGACGAGCGGCAGGCGGTCAGGTCGCGGCTCGGGGTGGCCGGGACGCTCGTGGCGATGCACCCCGGCGCGACGGACCCGCGGCGCCGCTGGAGCCCCGACCGGTTCGCCACCGTCGCCTCGGCGCGGATCGACGCCGGCGACGACGTGGTCCTCGTCGGTGACCACTCCGACCGTGCAGCGGCCGATGCGATCGTCGCGGCGGTGGGCACGGACCGTGCATCCCGGCTGCACGACCTCGTCGGCACGTTGCCGCTCCGGGAACTGCCTGCGGTGCTGGCTGCTGCCGACGTCATGGTGGGCGACGACTCCGGGCCCCGGCACCTCGCCGTGGCGGTCGGCACGCGGACGGTGGGCGTGTTCTGGTTCGGTAACGTCATCAACGCCGGGCCGATGGACCGCGGCCGACACCGGGTGCTCATGGCGTTCGTCACCCGGTGCCCGGTCTGCGGGGTCGACGTGACCCAGGTGGGCTGGACCGCCGATCGGTGCGAGCACGACCCGTCCTACGTCGACGAGGTCACGCCCGAGCAGGTCCTCACCGAGGTGGAGGACCTGCTCAGGACACGCTGA
- a CDS encoding aldehyde dehydrogenase family protein: MTLEAPTTTDRIVVLDPVTGSVASTTTAASPDEVRDAVARAGAAFPAWSRTAPADRGALLRDAAEHLRAHAVELAGLNTRETGKVPGDALGGVEAGIGTLLQYAELGPLHRGESLRGQHGAADWTVPHPRGVVLALTPWNDPVAVALGIVGAAVVTGNTVVHKGSERCPATIQRLNALLAEVLPDGVLVGVDGDATTGEALLAEDGIAVYAHVGSTATGDRLTAVAATTRAHVIRENGGNDALVVDAGVDPTWAAAQAALGAFANTGQICTSVERIYVHLDVAEAFVAALVAEADARTAAPASEFGPLVDERLRVLVQQHVDDAVRRGATVRTGGVVPDGAGSSYPATVLTDVPDDALAMTDETFGPIAPVRVVDSFDEGLRLAAADRYGLAATVLTPDTGNALLAAATLPVGTVKINAVFGGAPGGSAEPRGASGSGFGYGPHLLDEMTTTTVIHLEPAPRVTRADERPADTAAAEGYDR; encoded by the coding sequence ATGACGCTCGAAGCCCCCACCACGACCGACCGGATCGTCGTCCTCGACCCCGTCACCGGATCGGTCGCGTCGACGACCACCGCGGCGAGCCCCGACGAGGTCCGGGACGCGGTCGCCAGGGCAGGCGCGGCGTTCCCGGCCTGGTCGAGGACCGCCCCTGCCGACCGCGGTGCGCTGCTCCGCGATGCCGCCGAGCACCTCCGCGCGCACGCCGTCGAGCTCGCCGGACTCAACACCCGCGAGACGGGCAAGGTCCCCGGCGATGCGCTCGGCGGCGTGGAGGCCGGCATCGGCACCCTGCTCCAGTACGCAGAGCTCGGTCCGCTGCACCGCGGCGAGTCCCTGCGGGGACAGCACGGCGCCGCGGACTGGACCGTGCCGCATCCCCGCGGCGTCGTCCTCGCCCTCACCCCGTGGAACGACCCCGTCGCCGTCGCGCTCGGCATCGTCGGCGCCGCGGTCGTCACCGGCAACACCGTCGTGCACAAGGGCAGCGAGCGGTGCCCGGCCACGATCCAGCGTCTGAACGCGCTCCTCGCCGAGGTCCTGCCCGACGGTGTCCTCGTCGGGGTCGACGGCGACGCGACGACCGGCGAGGCGCTGCTCGCCGAGGACGGCATCGCGGTCTACGCGCACGTCGGGTCCACCGCGACCGGGGACCGGCTCACCGCGGTCGCCGCCACCACACGCGCCCATGTGATCCGCGAGAACGGCGGCAACGACGCGCTCGTGGTCGACGCCGGCGTCGATCCGACCTGGGCCGCAGCGCAGGCGGCGCTCGGGGCGTTCGCGAACACCGGCCAGATCTGCACCAGCGTCGAGCGCATCTACGTCCACCTGGACGTCGCCGAGGCGTTCGTCGCCGCACTCGTCGCCGAGGCGGACGCCCGCACGGCCGCCCCCGCTTCCGAGTTCGGTCCCCTGGTCGACGAACGGCTCCGCGTGCTCGTCCAGCAGCACGTCGACGACGCGGTTCGTCGTGGTGCGACCGTCAGGACCGGCGGCGTGGTGCCGGACGGTGCCGGCTCCTCGTACCCGGCCACCGTGCTCACCGACGTGCCAGACGACGCGCTCGCCATGACCGATGAGACCTTCGGACCGATCGCGCCGGTGCGCGTCGTCGACAGCTTCGACGAGGGTCTCCGCCTCGCCGCCGCCGACCGGTACGGCCTCGCGGCGACCGTGCTCACGCCCGACACCGGCAACGCCCTGCTCGCTGCCGCGACCCTGCCGGTCGGGACCGTGAAGATCAACGCGGTCTTCGGCGGAGCACCCGGTGGCAGTGCCGAGCCGCGCGGGGCGTCCGGATCCGGGTTCGGCTACGGTCCGCACCTGCTGGACGAGATGACCACGACGACGGTGATCCACCTCGAACCGGCCCCGCGCGTCACCCGCGCCGACGAGCGGCCCGCCGACACCGCCGCAGCCGAGGGGTACGACCGGTGA
- a CDS encoding SDR family NAD(P)-dependent oxidoreductase, with protein MPVPTTPIGRVLVTGGASGLGAAVVDAVLEAGGTPIVLDLRVDGVADGIDAVAVDVTDTAATEQAVRDAAERHGGLDAVVTAAGIDKPAPIGGLSAADWERIVGVNLLGTAAVVRAALPSLEQSHGRVVTVSSSLALRGVGDGTAYSASKFGVRGFSQALAAEAAGSVGVTNVIPAGMRTNFFADRTEQYKPGPDAQLIEPSYVANAILFALAQPAGCEIRELSIMPATEPSWP; from the coding sequence ATGCCCGTCCCCACCACCCCCATCGGCCGCGTCCTCGTCACCGGCGGTGCCTCCGGACTCGGAGCGGCCGTCGTCGACGCCGTCCTCGAAGCAGGCGGCACCCCGATCGTCCTCGACCTCCGCGTCGACGGCGTCGCCGACGGGATCGACGCCGTGGCGGTCGACGTCACCGACACGGCGGCGACCGAGCAGGCGGTCCGGGACGCCGCCGAACGGCACGGGGGGCTCGACGCCGTGGTCACCGCCGCCGGCATCGACAAGCCGGCACCGATCGGCGGGCTCTCCGCAGCGGACTGGGAACGGATCGTCGGCGTGAACCTGCTGGGGACCGCCGCCGTGGTCCGTGCGGCACTCCCCTCGCTCGAGCAGAGCCACGGGCGGGTCGTCACCGTGTCCTCGTCGCTCGCACTGCGCGGCGTGGGCGACGGCACCGCCTACTCCGCGTCGAAGTTCGGCGTCCGCGGGTTCTCGCAGGCGCTCGCCGCAGAAGCAGCAGGCAGCGTCGGCGTGACGAACGTGATCCCGGCTGGCATGCGGACCAACTTCTTCGCGGACCGCACCGAGCAGTACAAGCCGGGGCCGGACGCGCAGCTGATCGAGCCGTCGTACGTCGCCAATGCGATCCTGTTCGCACTCGCCCAGCCCGCCGGGTGCGAGATCCGGGAGCTCTCGATCATGCCGGCCACGGAGCCGAGCTGGCCCTGA
- a CDS encoding PfkB family carbohydrate kinase, protein MTGTVPGAAPLRIVVVGDTLLDVDVSGTSDRLSPDAPVPVVDVHTDDRRAGGAGLVATMLARDGHDVTLVTVLGDDAHAAEITALLPDVRVVAGPSGAPTPVKTRVRVGDHALVRIDEGCETPSVPEATRAMTDALLDADAVVVADYGRGVSASPAVRDAIAAAARSTPVVWDPHPKGATPVAGITVATPNAAEARRFTGLGGTGMPFATDAAEALLGAWDVQAVAVTLGDRGALVGRLSGDRLDSRFVPAPSVTAGDPCGAGDRLAAGVAVALASGADVADAVAAGVADASAYLAAGGVTSLLADVGRPPVDVPGTDRDAVRVVHRTRSAGGVVVATGGCFDLLHAGHARTLSAARALGDCLVVCLNSDDSVRQLKGPERPIMNQDDRVELLLALDCVDAVVVFDETTPDEALRRFRPDVWAKGGDYTADALPESVTLAEWGGRVVTVPFHPGRSTTRLAAALAHVG, encoded by the coding sequence ATGACGGGCACCGTCCCCGGCGCAGCACCCCTCCGGATCGTGGTCGTCGGGGACACCCTGCTCGACGTGGACGTGTCCGGCACGAGCGACCGCCTGAGCCCCGACGCACCGGTCCCCGTGGTCGACGTCCACACCGACGACCGACGCGCGGGCGGTGCCGGCCTCGTCGCGACGATGCTCGCGCGGGACGGGCACGACGTCACGCTCGTCACCGTCCTCGGCGACGATGCCCACGCCGCGGAGATCACCGCGCTGCTGCCCGACGTCCGGGTCGTCGCCGGTCCGTCCGGCGCCCCGACGCCCGTGAAGACCCGCGTGCGGGTCGGTGACCACGCCCTCGTGCGCATCGACGAGGGATGCGAGACCCCGTCCGTGCCCGAGGCGACCCGGGCGATGACCGATGCGCTCCTGGACGCCGACGCCGTCGTCGTCGCCGACTACGGTCGCGGTGTCTCGGCCTCCCCCGCCGTCCGGGACGCGATCGCGGCCGCCGCGCGGTCGACGCCGGTCGTGTGGGACCCGCACCCCAAGGGAGCCACGCCGGTCGCGGGCATCACCGTGGCCACGCCGAACGCGGCCGAGGCCCGACGGTTCACCGGACTGGGTGGCACCGGCATGCCCTTCGCCACCGACGCTGCCGAGGCGTTGCTCGGTGCGTGGGACGTGCAGGCCGTCGCCGTGACGCTCGGCGACCGCGGCGCACTCGTCGGTCGCCTGAGCGGCGACCGGCTCGACAGCCGGTTCGTCCCGGCGCCGTCCGTCACCGCCGGGGACCCGTGCGGTGCCGGTGACCGGCTCGCCGCAGGGGTGGCCGTCGCGCTGGCGTCCGGTGCGGACGTCGCAGACGCCGTCGCCGCCGGGGTCGCGGACGCGTCCGCCTACCTCGCCGCCGGTGGGGTGACGTCGCTCCTCGCCGACGTCGGCCGCCCACCGGTGGACGTCCCGGGAACCGACCGCGACGCCGTGCGGGTCGTGCACCGCACCAGGAGCGCCGGCGGCGTCGTCGTCGCGACCGGCGGCTGCTTCGACCTGCTGCACGCCGGACACGCCAGGACCCTCTCCGCAGCACGCGCCCTCGGCGACTGCCTCGTCGTCTGCCTGAACTCCGACGACTCGGTCCGACAGCTCAAGGGGCCGGAGCGGCCGATCATGAACCAGGACGACCGCGTCGAGCTCCTGCTCGCACTCGACTGCGTCGACGCCGTCGTCGTGTTCGACGAGACCACCCCGGACGAGGCGCTCCGACGCTTCCGTCCCGACGTCTGGGCCAAGGGCGGGGACTACACCGCCGACGCCCTCCCCGAGTCCGTCACGCTCGCCGAGTGGGGCGGACGGGTCGTCACCGTCCCGTTCCACCCTGGTCGCTCCACAACCCGTCTCGCCGCGGCGCTCGCGCACGTCGGCTGA
- a CDS encoding response regulator transcription factor, whose translation MIRVMVVDDQQMFRMGLRAILQAQDDVEVVAEAGDGAEAVSLGIRLQPDVVLMDVRMPELDGIEATRRLLSAPTATPVRVLMLTTFDIDDYVFDALRAGASGFLLKDASADELVGAVRTVAAGDALLAPRVTRHLVEAFVAAPPPSTPREHVLDVLTDRERDVFMLVARGRSNTEIAGDLYIAEQTVKTHVGRILAKLQLRDRVHVVVLAYESGLVGPA comes from the coding sequence ATGATCCGCGTGATGGTGGTCGACGACCAGCAGATGTTCCGGATGGGACTCCGCGCCATCCTGCAGGCCCAGGACGACGTCGAGGTGGTCGCCGAGGCAGGCGACGGCGCAGAAGCGGTCTCGCTCGGCATCCGGTTGCAGCCGGACGTGGTGCTGATGGACGTCCGCATGCCCGAACTCGACGGCATCGAGGCGACCCGCCGCCTGCTGTCGGCCCCGACCGCCACCCCGGTCCGGGTCCTGATGCTCACGACGTTCGACATCGACGACTACGTCTTCGACGCACTCCGCGCCGGCGCGAGCGGCTTCCTCCTGAAGGACGCCAGCGCCGACGAGCTCGTCGGGGCGGTCCGCACCGTTGCCGCCGGCGACGCCCTGCTCGCACCGCGGGTCACCCGGCACCTCGTCGAGGCCTTCGTCGCCGCTCCCCCGCCGTCGACACCTCGTGAACACGTGCTCGACGTGCTCACGGACCGCGAGCGCGACGTCTTCATGCTCGTCGCCCGCGGCCGGTCGAACACCGAGATCGCCGGCGACCTGTACATCGCCGAGCAGACGGTGAAGACCCACGTGGGCCGGATCCTCGCGAAGCTGCAGCTCCGCGACCGGGTGCACGTGGTGGTCCTGGCGTACGAGTCCGGCCTGGTCGGTCCCGCCTGA
- the rfaE2 gene encoding D-glycero-beta-D-manno-heptose 1-phosphate adenylyltransferase produces the protein MTADVRLIRDVVARIDDRDPLVVVIGDPILDRWTIGEAERVSREAPAPVVRVTETIAVPGGAANTAVNARALGARVVFVGLIGDDEAGSVLRARLDVAGVDTTHLLSVPGVTTTTKTRIVGGDRVVVRVDELAGAPTTAHRQQLSAATERALDGADAAIVCDYGLGVSPETVLPVLDRDRPAVVVVDAHDLRGWHDLHPDLVTPNAAETAALLGSDLGQGADRAGSVTADRADVLRVTGARAAAVTLDRDGSVLLVAGDATGHRTRATPASEQQASGAGDTFCAAASVALAAGCDARAAVAFAQAAADVVVREAGTSTCDTAALLTSVEAPAETVVDHDELAAAVGLAHEQGKRVVFTNGCFDVVHRGHTTYLRQAKELGDLLVVALNDDDSVRRLKGPERPINTAEDRAGVLAALACVDLVTVFATDTPIPLLDRVRPDVYVKGGDYSPEMLRETEVVRAYGGEVVMVDYVPEHSTSAVVRRIRETARGETD, from the coding sequence GTGACCGCCGACGTCCGGCTCATCCGCGACGTCGTCGCCAGGATCGACGACCGCGACCCCCTCGTCGTCGTGATCGGCGACCCGATCCTCGACCGCTGGACGATCGGGGAGGCGGAACGCGTCTCGCGCGAGGCGCCGGCACCGGTCGTCCGTGTCACCGAGACGATCGCGGTCCCCGGCGGTGCCGCCAACACCGCGGTGAACGCGCGTGCCCTCGGTGCCCGCGTGGTCTTCGTCGGGCTCATCGGCGACGACGAGGCCGGCTCGGTGCTCCGCGCGCGCCTCGACGTCGCCGGGGTGGACACGACGCACCTCCTCTCCGTCCCCGGCGTGACCACGACCACGAAGACGCGCATCGTCGGCGGGGACCGCGTCGTCGTCCGGGTCGACGAACTCGCCGGTGCGCCGACCACCGCCCACCGCCAGCAGCTCTCCGCCGCGACCGAACGCGCGCTGGACGGTGCCGACGCCGCGATCGTCTGCGACTACGGTCTCGGGGTCTCCCCCGAGACCGTCCTGCCCGTGCTGGACCGCGATCGCCCCGCTGTCGTCGTCGTGGACGCGCACGACCTCCGCGGGTGGCACGACCTGCACCCGGACCTCGTCACGCCGAACGCGGCGGAGACCGCGGCGCTCCTGGGATCCGACCTCGGCCAGGGGGCCGATCGCGCCGGCTCCGTGACCGCCGACCGCGCGGACGTGCTCCGGGTGACCGGAGCGCGCGCAGCTGCCGTCACCCTCGACCGCGACGGATCGGTCCTCCTCGTGGCGGGTGACGCCACTGGGCACCGCACCCGCGCCACGCCGGCGTCCGAGCAGCAGGCGTCCGGGGCCGGGGACACGTTCTGCGCCGCGGCGAGCGTCGCCCTCGCCGCAGGCTGCGACGCCCGGGCGGCGGTGGCGTTCGCGCAGGCCGCGGCGGACGTCGTCGTCCGCGAGGCCGGGACCTCCACGTGTGACACCGCCGCCCTCCTCACGTCGGTCGAGGCGCCGGCGGAGACCGTCGTCGACCACGACGAACTCGCCGCCGCGGTCGGACTCGCCCACGAACAGGGAAAGCGGGTCGTGTTCACGAACGGCTGTTTCGACGTCGTCCACCGCGGCCACACGACCTACCTGCGACAGGCGAAGGAACTCGGTGACCTGCTCGTCGTGGCGCTCAACGACGACGACTCGGTGCGGCGACTGAAGGGCCCGGAGCGGCCGATCAACACCGCAGAGGACCGCGCAGGCGTCCTCGCTGCCCTCGCCTGCGTCGACCTCGTGACCGTCTTCGCGACGGACACTCCGATCCCGCTCCTCGACCGGGTCCGTCCGGACGTCTACGTCAAGGGCGGCGACTACTCGCCGGAGATGCTGCGCGAGACCGAGGTCGTCCGTGCCTACGGCGGCGAGGTCGTGATGGTCGACTACGTCCCGGAGCACTCCACGAGTGCGGTCGTGCGACGGATCCGCGAGACCGCCAGGGGTGAGACCGACTGA
- a CDS encoding VTT domain-containing protein has translation MFDQLTPLVVDLAASPLVFVVLFALCLVDGFFPPVPSEAALVAIAAVAATTGSPLLAGVLVAAALGAVAGDSIAYWIGRRVGLARLADARRPKVAAAFAFAQRQMQRRSASLILVGRYIPVGRVAVNTTAGATRLPYRRFLAISTIAGFAWSTTSIGIALATSSVLHEPLVAAGVSMAIAVLLGVVVDRVIGRLGRRRATRATAHGTTGETVRP, from the coding sequence GTGTTCGACCAGCTCACCCCGCTCGTGGTGGACCTCGCCGCCAGCCCGCTCGTGTTCGTCGTGCTGTTCGCCCTGTGCCTGGTCGACGGGTTCTTCCCCCCGGTCCCCAGCGAGGCCGCCCTCGTCGCGATCGCCGCCGTCGCGGCCACGACCGGCAGCCCGCTGCTCGCCGGGGTCCTCGTCGCGGCGGCGCTGGGCGCCGTCGCGGGCGACTCGATCGCCTACTGGATCGGCAGGCGCGTCGGTCTCGCGCGGCTCGCGGACGCACGTCGGCCGAAGGTCGCCGCGGCGTTCGCCTTCGCACAGCGCCAGATGCAGCGGCGCTCCGCCAGCCTGATCCTGGTCGGACGCTACATCCCGGTCGGTCGGGTGGCCGTCAACACGACCGCCGGGGCCACGCGGCTGCCCTACCGGCGGTTCCTCGCGATCAGCACGATCGCCGGCTTCGCCTGGTCGACGACCTCCATCGGCATCGCCCTCGCGACGTCGAGCGTGCTGCACGAACCGCTCGTCGCAGCCGGCGTGTCGATGGCGATCGCCGTGCTGCTCGGTGTCGTCGTCGACCGCGTGATCGGTAGGCTCGGCCGCAGACGCGCGACCCGCGCGACCGCCCACGGCACCACCGGAGAGACCGTCCGCCCGTGA
- the phoA gene encoding alkaline phosphatase, translating into MEQHTPKRRRAALAIGAVVVAGAIALPGTAEAVSQLALSQHGGAQRAAGDQTQAVRQAIKNANAKNVILLIGDGMGDSEITVARNYEYGAAGRLPGLDALLLTGSYTTYSLVKHGADKGKPDYVTDSAASGSAWATGTKTYDGAISVDIDGAPQQTLLELAKANGLRTGNVSTAEIQDATPAVQVAHVGARSCYGPDTASCGSDALQNGGLGSISEQLLNARPDVTLGGGSASFTQTAKAGQYAGKTLFDQAGARGYQVVDDAAGLAGVRKADQKQPVLGLFTPGNFPTRYAPTTATVGGADQAAVRCTPNPARLDTGLSLQSLTNKSIGLLNRGASNGKGFFLQVEGASIDKQDHAADACGQIGETIDFDEAVQAALAFAQKDGNTLVIATADHAHSSQIVDNTPPAALSTALVTADGTTMKVSYGTAGAGASQQHTGTQVRIAASGPGAANVVGLTDQTDTFFTISDGLRLNGDLAALSRGARIDLSVGAPRPNQRVVLTGSRFAGDRQVRVAVGSTDLGTVDVIDGTATVAWKATKGSSTVTFTGVQSGKQASKQVRVR; encoded by the coding sequence ATGGAACAGCACACACCGAAGCGCCGCCGCGCGGCACTCGCGATCGGCGCCGTCGTCGTCGCCGGCGCGATCGCGCTCCCTGGTACTGCCGAGGCCGTCAGCCAGCTTGCGCTCAGCCAGCACGGCGGCGCGCAACGGGCAGCAGGCGACCAGACGCAGGCCGTCCGGCAGGCGATCAAGAACGCGAACGCGAAGAACGTCATCCTGCTCATCGGCGACGGGATGGGTGACTCCGAGATCACGGTGGCGCGCAACTACGAGTACGGCGCCGCCGGTCGTCTGCCCGGGCTCGACGCGCTCCTGCTGACGGGGTCGTACACGACGTACTCGCTCGTGAAGCACGGCGCGGACAAGGGCAAGCCCGACTACGTGACCGACTCGGCGGCATCCGGCAGCGCCTGGGCGACCGGCACCAAGACCTACGACGGCGCGATCTCGGTCGACATCGACGGTGCGCCGCAGCAGACCCTCCTGGAGCTGGCGAAGGCGAACGGCCTGCGGACCGGCAACGTGTCGACGGCGGAGATCCAGGACGCCACCCCTGCCGTGCAGGTCGCCCACGTCGGCGCGCGGAGCTGCTACGGACCGGACACCGCGTCGTGCGGGTCGGACGCGCTGCAGAACGGCGGGCTCGGATCGATCAGCGAGCAGCTGCTGAACGCCCGCCCCGACGTCACGCTCGGCGGTGGCTCGGCGAGCTTCACCCAGACCGCCAAGGCCGGGCAGTACGCGGGGAAGACGCTCTTCGACCAGGCAGGTGCGCGCGGCTACCAGGTCGTCGACGACGCCGCGGGGCTCGCCGGTGTGCGCAAGGCCGACCAGAAGCAGCCGGTGCTCGGCCTCTTCACGCCGGGCAACTTCCCGACCCGGTACGCGCCGACGACGGCCACGGTGGGCGGAGCCGACCAGGCAGCGGTGCGCTGCACGCCGAACCCGGCTCGCCTCGACACCGGCCTCTCGCTGCAGTCGCTGACGAACAAGTCGATCGGGCTGCTGAACCGAGGCGCGTCGAACGGCAAGGGCTTCTTCCTCCAGGTCGAGGGCGCGAGCATCGACAAGCAGGACCACGCCGCCGACGCGTGCGGCCAGATCGGCGAGACGATCGACTTCGACGAGGCGGTGCAGGCCGCGCTCGCGTTCGCCCAGAAGGACGGCAACACCCTCGTCATCGCGACGGCGGACCACGCGCACTCGAGCCAGATCGTCGACAACACCCCGCCGGCCGCGCTGTCCACCGCGCTCGTCACGGCGGACGGCACGACGATGAAGGTCTCCTACGGTACGGCGGGCGCCGGTGCGTCGCAGCAGCACACCGGCACGCAGGTCCGGATCGCGGCCTCCGGTCCCGGTGCAGCGAACGTCGTCGGACTCACCGACCAGACGGACACGTTCTTCACGATCTCCGACGGGCTCCGGTTGAACGGCGACCTGGCGGCGCTGAGCCGCGGTGCGCGGATCGACCTCTCCGTCGGTGCGCCACGACCGAACCAGCGGGTCGTGCTGACGGGCAGCCGGTTCGCCGGTGACCGCCAGGTGCGGGTCGCCGTAGGGTCGACCGACCTGGGCACGGTGGACGTCATCGACGGGACCGCGACGGTCGCGTGGAAGGCGACGAAGGGGTCCTCGACCGTGACGTTCACGGGCGTGCAGTCCGGGAAGCAGGCGTCGAAGCAGGTCCGCGTGCGCTGA
- a CDS encoding histidine kinase → MTPAPRSTWQVLAMRIGLVVVAGSLFAVAAPVTSVVYGVAVPLSLLVSAVLSITIGIAPWAPRTAAVAHLAGLGALGLLTAASPAGPWPVPVTGIIGLSVLLVVLGVRTTWRLTAVVWAAATVVPLVLVAVSPGRWDQADVWTASFVVSAGDTLILSAAAVVIGQRRSIRAELDAARRDADTEQARRRAVEERARIARELHDVVAHSMSVVHMQAESAPYRVADLPDGARAEFAAIAETSRTALREMRQLLGTLRGDEDAERAPQPRLVDLPTLVTATRAAGIPVTLDIGDGGGVDRLTELTAYRVVQEALGNVARHASGASTVVTVGRHGSRLRVTVTNAAPDVQGVPSAPPDDGGFGLAGMRERVTAVGGTIDHGPTTDGGFRVVADLPLHTDDPMHTDGGTR, encoded by the coding sequence GTGACCCCAGCACCCCGATCCACCTGGCAGGTGCTCGCGATGCGCATCGGCCTGGTGGTCGTCGCCGGCTCGCTGTTCGCCGTCGCCGCGCCCGTCACCTCCGTCGTCTACGGCGTCGCCGTCCCGCTGTCGTTGCTCGTGTCCGCGGTCCTCAGCATCACGATCGGCATCGCACCGTGGGCGCCGCGCACTGCCGCCGTCGCGCACCTGGCCGGACTCGGAGCGCTCGGGTTGCTCACCGCGGCGTCGCCAGCCGGCCCGTGGCCCGTTCCCGTCACGGGCATCATCGGCCTGAGCGTGCTGCTCGTCGTCCTGGGCGTGCGCACCACCTGGCGCCTCACCGCGGTCGTCTGGGCCGCGGCGACCGTCGTCCCGCTCGTCCTCGTCGCCGTCTCCCCCGGCCGGTGGGACCAGGCCGACGTCTGGACCGCGAGCTTCGTCGTGTCCGCCGGCGACACGCTCATCCTCTCGGCGGCCGCGGTCGTGATCGGGCAGCGGCGGTCGATCCGTGCCGAGCTCGACGCAGCACGCCGCGACGCCGACACCGAACAGGCCCGCCGTCGTGCGGTCGAGGAGCGCGCACGCATCGCCCGCGAGCTGCACGACGTCGTCGCGCACAGCATGTCCGTCGTGCACATGCAGGCCGAGTCCGCCCCGTACCGGGTCGCCGACCTGCCGGACGGCGCACGAGCCGAGTTCGCGGCCATCGCAGAGACGTCGCGCACGGCACTCCGCGAGATGCGTCAGCTGCTCGGCACGCTCCGCGGCGACGAGGATGCAGAGCGCGCGCCGCAGCCGCGGCTCGTCGACCTGCCGACACTCGTCACCGCGACGCGTGCGGCGGGCATCCCGGTGACGCTCGACATCGGCGACGGCGGCGGGGTCGACCGGCTCACCGAGCTGACCGCGTACCGGGTCGTGCAGGAGGCGCTCGGCAACGTGGCCCGGCACGCCTCCGGCGCGTCCACCGTCGTGACGGTCGGGAGGCACGGCTCGCGTCTCCGGGTCACGGTCACCAACGCCGCTCCCGACGTCCAGGGCGTCCCGTCGGCTCCGCCGGACGACGGCGGCTTCGGCCTCGCCGGCATGCGTGAGCGAGTCACCGCCGTCGGCGGCACGATCGACCACGGTCCCACGACCGACGGCGGGTTCCGGGTCGTCGCGGACCTCCCGCTGCACACCGACGACCCGATGCACACCGACGGGGGGACCCGATGA